DNA sequence from the Janibacter sp. CX7 genome:
CACCCGACCGTCAAGGACCCGCCATGCGCCTGCGCGCCACCTGCTCCGTCCTCGCTGCCACCGCGGCGACCTCGATCGCCCTGGCGCCGGCCGCGACGGCCACCGCATCGCCCCCGGGCATCCCGTCGACGGCCACCGCCATCAGCCAGCTCGACGCCCTGCCCGTCGAGACGGAGGGGTCGATGACCGGCTACGACCGCGACGAGTTCAACCACTGGATCACCGTCGACGGGTGCGACACCCGCGAGACCGTCCTCGCCCGGGACGGCGACGACGTCGAGGTCGGCTCGGACTGCCGGCCCACGTCGGGGGACTGGTTCAGCGAGTACGACGGCGCCTCCTTCACCGACGGCAGCGACCTCGACATCGACCACGTCGTCCCGCTCGCCGAGGCGTGGCGCTCCGGCGCGGACTCGTGGTCGGACCAGGAGCGCGAGGACTTCGCCAACGACCTCGAGGGCCCCCAACTCATCGCCGTCTCGGCCTCCTCCAACCGGTCGAAGGGGGACCAGGACCCCTCGACGTGGTGGCCGACCCGCACGACCTACCGGTGCACCTACGCCAAGATGTGGGTGGCGACGAAGTATCGCTGGGGGCTGGCCCTGCAGTCCGCGGAGAAGACCGCGCTGTCCGACCGGCTCGCGAGCTGCTGAGGCCGACGATGAGCCGCACGAGCACCTTCACCGCCCGACCCGGTGGCGTGGCCACCCGTGAGGTCGGCACCATCACCGGCCGCATCGAGCTCGAGACGAGCGAGCGTGACGGGCAGGTCTCCTCCCGGGTGCGCTACGAGGGGGCGGACGAGTGGTACCACCTCACCGAGGAGCCGACCATCGGCAGCGCCGAGGCGGTCCACGAGGCCCTCGTCGGCGTGCTCTCCGGCCCGGAGCAGTCATCGACTCCCGACGAGGCGGCCCACGGCG
Encoded proteins:
- a CDS encoding HNH endonuclease family protein; the protein is MRLRATCSVLAATAATSIALAPAATATASPPGIPSTATAISQLDALPVETEGSMTGYDRDEFNHWITVDGCDTRETVLARDGDDVEVGSDCRPTSGDWFSEYDGASFTDGSDLDIDHVVPLAEAWRSGADSWSDQEREDFANDLEGPQLIAVSASSNRSKGDQDPSTWWPTRTTYRCTYAKMWVATKYRWGLALQSAEKTALSDRLASC